From the genome of Methanoculleus sp. SDB, one region includes:
- a CDS encoding ferredoxin:glutaredoxin reductase encodes MKKLPDVSEDEISARVARLRNEAEHSGYHLNPDMSVTRHLVRGLIANEKRYGYQACPCRRAAGKREDDLDIVCPCDYRDPDLAEYGSCYCALYVSDMIAEGRAEAAPIPERRPAASERSGFVRPQETDVPRKLAYPVLRCPVCGYICARNAPPEHCPICHATGERFRKFF; translated from the coding sequence ATGAAGAAACTGCCTGACGTCAGTGAGGATGAAATTTCGGCGCGTGTGGCGCGTCTCCGGAACGAGGCTGAACATTCCGGGTACCACCTGAATCCCGATATGTCCGTTACCCGCCATCTTGTCCGGGGCCTGATAGCAAATGAGAAACGATACGGGTATCAGGCGTGCCCCTGCCGGCGTGCGGCAGGAAAGAGGGAGGACGATCTGGATATCGTCTGTCCCTGCGATTATCGTGATCCCGATCTTGCCGAATACGGATCGTGTTACTGTGCCCTGTATGTCTCCGACATGATTGCTGAGGGTCGTGCCGAAGCGGCCCCCATTCCGGAACGGCGGCCTGCAGCATCAGAACGGTCCGGATTCGTTCGCCCGCAGGAGACTGATGTGCCCCGGAAACTCGCATACCCCGTCCTGCGCTGCCCGGTCTGCGGGTACATCTGCGCACGGAACGCTCCTCCCGAACACTGCCCGATCTGCCATGCGACGGGGGAGAGGTTCAGAAAGTTTTTCTGA
- a CDS encoding uridylate kinase, with amino-acid sequence MKTIVLSLGGSVLVPSLESNNISRYASVLREIAQRCRLYVVIGGGGEARRYISVARSLGMDEAGSDELGIQITRLNAALLAGALGDSAYPAIPGSCREAKRFGESGKIVVMGGVAPAQTTDAVSAVLAECVHADVLVNATSVDGIYSADPKTNPSARRYDALTPEELIAIVAGDRLHAGSNAVIDIVAAKVIQRSSIPLVVLDGRDPDTLKNALLGVTFRGSVVNPDKRNPLPL; translated from the coding sequence ATGAAAACCATTGTCCTCTCCCTCGGCGGATCCGTTCTGGTTCCTTCGCTTGAATCAAACAATATCAGCCGGTATGCTTCGGTATTACGGGAAATTGCACAACGATGCCGGTTATACGTCGTCATCGGTGGCGGCGGGGAGGCACGCCGGTATATCAGCGTTGCACGTTCCCTCGGGATGGACGAGGCGGGTTCGGACGAGCTCGGCATCCAGATCACACGCCTCAATGCGGCGTTGCTCGCAGGAGCGCTCGGTGATAGCGCATACCCGGCAATTCCGGGCAGCTGCCGGGAGGCCAAACGCTTCGGTGAATCGGGTAAGATCGTCGTAATGGGAGGGGTTGCGCCGGCCCAGACGACCGATGCCGTTTCCGCCGTTCTCGCCGAATGCGTACACGCCGACGTGCTGGTCAACGCCACGTCTGTCGACGGCATATACAGCGCCGATCCGAAGACCAATCCTTCGGCCCGGCGCTACGACGCCCTGACGCCCGAGGAGCTGATTGCCATCGTTGCCGGTGACCGGCTGCATGCCGGATCCAATGCGGTCATCGACATCGTGGCGGCAAAGGTCATTCAGCGGAGTTCGATCCCGCTCGTGGTGCTCGACGGGAGGGATCCGGATACCCTGAAAAACGCACTCCTCGGAGTGACGTTTCGGGGCAGCGTTGTCAATCCCGACAAAAGGAATCCGTTGCCGCTCTGA
- a CDS encoding phosphate transporter, with protein sequence MEIVIIAAGIFIALLFNFVNGLNDAANSIATIVATRALSPLRAVLLASIFNLVGPFIFSTAIATTIGKGIVDPGFLTPHLLLTGLIGAVLWVFLSSYFGIPVSSSHALVGGLVGAGIGAGGAASILWPDIGTVTALLAYMVIGGVAGAAVYTAFNLHRGNPLRDTLGTGFLAGMSLIVPLLIIPGVITVKGILAVLVFIVVSPMLGFLSAFFFGIIIMRWFRKVHPARLNRAFKPLQIFAGSFQAIGHGSNDAQNAMGVITAMLVAGGFLTDFSVPFWVILVSCLAIALGTLFGGWRVVKKMATGITKIRPYQGFCASTAGGGVLSLMTALGVPVSTTHAMSGAIMGVGATRGYSAVKWGIVREIVAAWVITLPASAVVSWGCYLMYTSLIP encoded by the coding sequence ATGGAGATTGTCATCATCGCCGCCGGGATTTTTATCGCCCTCCTGTTCAATTTTGTCAACGGGCTGAACGATGCGGCTAATTCGATCGCGACCATCGTCGCCACGCGGGCCCTCTCACCGTTACGTGCCGTCCTGCTCGCCTCGATATTCAACCTTGTCGGGCCTTTTATCTTCTCGACGGCGATTGCAACAACGATCGGAAAGGGTATCGTCGATCCCGGTTTCCTCACCCCCCACCTCCTGCTGACGGGCCTTATCGGTGCCGTACTCTGGGTGTTTCTCTCGTCATATTTCGGGATTCCCGTTTCAAGCAGCCATGCGCTCGTCGGCGGGCTGGTGGGTGCGGGTATCGGTGCAGGCGGGGCGGCTTCCATACTGTGGCCCGATATCGGGACCGTCACGGCGCTGCTCGCGTATATGGTGATTGGCGGAGTGGCGGGTGCCGCCGTATACACGGCGTTCAATCTTCACCGGGGAAACCCGCTCCGGGATACTCTCGGGACCGGATTTCTGGCGGGAATGTCACTTATCGTGCCGCTGCTGATCATCCCGGGTGTTATCACGGTGAAGGGGATCCTCGCCGTCCTGGTGTTTATCGTGGTCTCCCCAATGCTCGGTTTCCTCTCCGCATTCTTTTTCGGCATTATCATCATGCGATGGTTCCGGAAAGTCCATCCCGCCCGCCTGAACCGTGCCTTCAAACCCCTCCAGATTTTCGCGGGATCCTTTCAGGCAATCGGCCACGGTTCGAACGACGCACAGAACGCGATGGGTGTCATTACGGCAATGCTCGTCGCCGGGGGTTTTCTCACCGATTTTTCCGTTCCTTTCTGGGTAATTCTGGTCTCCTGTCTTGCCATCGCACTCGGCACGCTCTTCGGCGGCTGGAGGGTGGTCAAGAAGATGGCAACGGGGATAACGAAAATCAGGCCGTATCAGGGATTTTGCGCTTCGACTGCGGGGGGCGGGGTGCTGTCGCTGATGACCGCGCTGGGTGTCCCGGTCTCGACCACGCATGCCATGAGCGGGGCGATCATGGGGGTCGGGGCAACCCGCGGATATTCGGCCGTGAAATGGGGGATTGTCCGTGAAATTGTCGCTGCATGGGTGATCACGCTGCCCGCTTCGGCGGTGGTGTCATGGGGCTGTTATCTCATGTATACGTCCCTCATCCCCTGA
- a CDS encoding phosphate transport regulator, with product MGIKEWVVPQDKVFFDLFEELAANVRIAAEQLVVLVEDYQDIKNKCHKMKQVEHKGDQITHSIYELLNRTFITPLEPEEISRLASALDDILDYIDGTARQMYVYDIAESDEYMVELAKLILFSVTELESAVNSVRNMKNAKNIEERCIEVNRLENLADDVLGHALRKLFHSDDAIQIIKLKDIYGNLEMATDKCEDAANVLSDIAIRHT from the coding sequence GTGGGGATCAAAGAGTGGGTTGTCCCGCAGGACAAGGTTTTTTTCGATCTCTTCGAGGAGCTTGCGGCTAACGTGCGAATAGCCGCCGAACAGCTTGTCGTTCTGGTCGAAGACTATCAGGATATCAAGAACAAGTGCCATAAGATGAAGCAGGTTGAGCACAAAGGTGACCAGATCACCCACTCAATCTACGAACTCCTCAACCGGACGTTCATCACGCCGCTCGAACCCGAGGAGATCTCGCGGCTCGCTTCGGCACTGGACGATATTCTGGATTATATCGACGGCACGGCGAGGCAGATGTACGTCTATGACATCGCGGAATCGGACGAATACATGGTCGAACTCGCAAAACTCATCCTTTTCTCGGTAACCGAACTGGAGAGTGCCGTGAACAGTGTTCGCAACATGAAAAACGCGAAGAATATTGAAGAACGATGCATTGAGGTCAACCGCCTCGAAAACCTCGCGGACGATGTGCTGGGCCATGCACTCCGTAAACTCTTCCACTCGGATGACGCCATCCAGATCATCAAGCTCAAGGACATCTACGGGAATCTCGAGATGGCGACGGACAAGTGCGAAGATGCGGCGAACGTGCTTTCCGACATCGCAATCAGACATACGTGA
- a CDS encoding glutaredoxin: MEFERVEGIDRGNIILYALSTCQWCRKTKELLGELGVAFSYIYVDLLEDDEMKEVLDDVTRYNPRGSFPVIRIGDRVIVGFHEDQIREALA, from the coding sequence ATGGAATTCGAACGGGTTGAGGGGATCGACCGGGGTAACATCATCCTCTACGCCCTGAGCACGTGCCAGTGGTGCCGGAAAACGAAAGAACTCCTCGGCGAGCTCGGGGTCGCCTTCTCCTATATATACGTCGATCTGCTGGAGGACGATGAGATGAAAGAGGTGCTTGATGACGTCACCCGGTACAACCCCCGCGGGTCGTTTCCGGTGATTCGCATCGGCGACAGGGTAATCGTGGGTTTTCATGAAGACCAGATACGGGAGGCGCTTGCCTGA
- a CDS encoding endonuclease III translates to MQRSEACTVYRILREYYGVTRSSERHFLDFKNPFEILVMTILSAQTTDRTVNAVKDTLFHRYPDPAALARADPAEVERIIRSTGFFRAKARNIIRAAGILESRHGGNVPSSMDELLLLPGVGRKTANIVLHHAYDITAGIAVDTHVKRVSTRLGFTEKTDPDEIEKDLTVLFPRKAWSEINYLFIRHGRSICDAKKPRCTECPVSGHCRYYLSGRSGDEGRIHEITAP, encoded by the coding sequence ATGCAGCGGTCCGAAGCCTGCACGGTCTATCGCATTCTCCGGGAGTATTATGGTGTCACCCGCTCTTCAGAGCGCCATTTTCTCGATTTTAAAAACCCGTTCGAGATTCTTGTCATGACCATCCTCTCCGCACAGACGACGGACCGGACGGTTAACGCCGTAAAGGACACGCTGTTTCACCGGTACCCGGATCCCGCCGCACTCGCCCGGGCCGATCCCGCCGAGGTGGAACGGATTATCAGGAGCACCGGGTTTTTCCGGGCCAAGGCGAGGAATATCATACGGGCGGCAGGTATTCTTGAAAGCCGCCATGGCGGAAACGTCCCGTCCTCAATGGACGAACTCCTTCTCCTGCCCGGAGTGGGAAGGAAGACGGCAAATATCGTGCTCCACCATGCCTATGACATAACCGCGGGAATTGCCGTCGACACCCATGTAAAGCGCGTTTCCACTCGTCTCGGCTTCACCGAAAAAACAGACCCCGACGAGATCGAGAAAGACCTCACAGTCCTTTTTCCCAGAAAGGCATGGAGTGAGATCAATTATCTCTTCATCAGGCACGGGCGCAGTATCTGCGATGCAAAAAAACCGAGGTGCACGGAATGCCCCGTTTCGGGGCACTGCCGGTACTACCTGTCCGGACGGTCAGGGGATGAGGGACGTATACATGAGATAACAGCCCCATGA
- a CDS encoding radical SAM protein gives MHEATQYSVLEGTTVQCSLCSHRCTIREGGHGICGVRLNRQGILYAATYGKISAEAIDPIEKKPLFHYLPGTTSYSLGSVGCNFHCRHCQNWHISAASFEDFALRDLQPDEGVTRALANGCASIAWTYNEPTIWHEYTSDMGALARKRGLGTVYVTNGYITEEALTSLSPMLDAFRVDIKAFSDPFYRKICGAHLQPVLDATVRAHELGMHIETVTLVIPGLNDSPEETDALIRWTYDTLGPDTPMHFTAFHPDYKMTDRPATPVKLLEKICDRAREIGMRYVYMGNVFSHPYEHTYCPDCGELLIERAGYSVHFRQLDGTNCAGCGANIPILRHVG, from the coding sequence ATGCATGAGGCAACGCAGTATTCGGTTCTCGAAGGAACGACGGTGCAGTGCTCGCTGTGCAGCCACCGGTGCACAATCCGGGAGGGAGGGCACGGAATCTGCGGCGTCCGGTTGAACCGGCAGGGAATCCTCTATGCAGCGACCTACGGAAAGATCAGTGCGGAGGCGATCGATCCGATCGAAAAAAAACCCCTGTTTCATTATCTGCCGGGAACCACGTCATATTCCCTCGGAAGCGTCGGATGCAATTTTCACTGCCGCCACTGCCAGAACTGGCACATCTCGGCAGCCTCGTTTGAGGATTTCGCGCTTCGTGATCTCCAGCCCGACGAGGGTGTGACACGTGCCCTGGCAAACGGCTGTGCCAGCATCGCGTGGACCTATAACGAGCCCACGATCTGGCACGAGTATACGAGCGATATGGGCGCACTCGCACGCAAGCGGGGTCTCGGGACGGTCTATGTAACGAACGGATACATCACGGAGGAGGCTCTCACCTCCCTCTCCCCCATGCTTGATGCGTTCCGCGTGGATATCAAGGCGTTTTCAGACCCGTTTTACCGGAAAATCTGCGGGGCGCACCTCCAGCCGGTGCTGGACGCCACGGTCCGTGCGCATGAACTCGGGATGCATATCGAGACCGTGACTCTCGTGATACCCGGGCTGAATGACTCCCCCGAGGAGACGGATGCCCTTATCAGGTGGACATATGATACGCTCGGCCCGGACACGCCCATGCATTTCACGGCATTTCACCCGGATTACAAGATGACGGATCGTCCCGCCACTCCGGTGAAGCTGCTGGAGAAGATCTGCGATCGCGCCCGGGAGATCGGCATGCGGTATGTCTATATGGGAAATGTCTTCAGCCATCCGTACGAGCACACGTACTGCCCCGACTGCGGGGAGCTCCTTATCGAAAGGGCGGGATATTCGGTGCATTTCCGGCAGCTTGACGGGACGAATTGCGCCGGATGCGGGGCGAATATACCAATCCTCAGGCATGTCGGCTGA